The following proteins are encoded in a genomic region of Arachis stenosperma cultivar V10309 chromosome 4, arast.V10309.gnm1.PFL2, whole genome shotgun sequence:
- the LOC130976741 gene encoding uncharacterized protein LOC130976741 → MTELSFSHTSNKKNNELFSNMFNLCFSVFSHPLYFSYFLFFSPYLFRLLSFLSPLFITTTLLLLVALLTFTPNLLVQEKVGGSEISESRWNFLHSVFQTHVAWLLSKADDNKDEEIGYLAEFEAYLVMFQASIFEVFDPKPVEDGSEEVSEAPHDVCSCEERQVFGSIMEQRVVNTEGNKVEKTDTVEATLLVAEIKTLEILFQQNSELVEDASCQKEKKEEKEVDTETNKVEESERRWSLRNGSKVSDSVDSDHGAALLKVKKSQQLEANPGSPESNWGYSERVIGNNINNFNNLGSFGSMRVEKEWRRTLACKLFEERHNANGSDGMDMLWETYETESNKVVLQKSNTKKTKKADIECRVEEDDDEHEDEMEGKLCCLQALKFSAGKMNLGMGRPNFVKFSKALKGIGWFHHVGKHGRKGNH, encoded by the coding sequence ATGACTGAGTTATCTTTCTCACACACCTCCAACAAGAAGAACAATGAGCTCTTCTCTAACATGTTCAATCTCTGTTTCTCCGTTTTTTCTCACCCTCTTTACTTTTCCTACTTCCTGTTTTTCTCCCCTTACCTCTTCAGGCTCTTGTCTTTTCTCTCCCCTTTGTTCATCACCACAACCCTTCTTCTCCTTGTTGCACTTCTCACCTTCACTCCCAACCTTCTTGTTCAAGAGAAAGTTGGTGGTTCCGAGATTTCCGAGTCCAGATGGAACTTTCTGCATTCTGTGTTCCAAACACACGTAGCATGGCTGCTGTCTAAAGCTGATGACAACAAGGATGAGGAAATCGGGTACCTTGCTGAGTTTGAAGCATATCTTGTTATGTTCCAGGCATCAATCTTCGAAGTTTTTGATCCGAAGCCGGTGGAAGATGGTTCAGAAGAAGTCTCTGAAGCACCACATGATGTGTGTTCATGTGAAGAAAGACAAGTTTTCGGTTCAATAATGGAACAGCGAGTTGTTAACACAGAAGGAAACAAAGTTGAGAAGACTGATACAGTGGAAGCTACTCTGCTTGTTGCCGAAATCAAGACACTAGAAATCTTGTTCCAGCAAAATTCTGAGTTAGTAGAAGATGCGTCTTGtcaaaaggaaaagaaagaagaaaaagaagtggaTACTGAAACCAATAAAGTTGAAGAAAGTGAAAGAAGATGGTCACTTCGGAATGGATCCAAAGTGAGTGATAGTGTTGACAGTGACCATGGTGCAGCGTTGTTGAAAGTGAAGAAATCGCAACAACTAGAAGCAAATCCAGGGAGTCCTGAAAGCAATTGGGGTTACAGTGAGAGGGTCATCGGAAACAATATCAATAATTTTAACAATCTTGGCAGTTTTGGATCAATGAGAGTGGAGAAGGAGTGGCGGAGAACTCTTGCTTGCAAACTCTTTGAGGAAAGGCACAATGCTAACGGAAGCGATGGGATGGATATGCTTTGGGAAACATACGAGACAGAGTCCAACAAGGTGGTTCTGCAGAAAAGCAACACAAAGAAGACAAAGAAGGCAGATATTGAGTGCAGGGTGGAGGAGGATGACGACGAACACGAAGATGAAATGGAGGGTAAACTCTGCTGCTTGCAGGCTTTGAAATTCTCAGCCGGGAAGATGAATTTGGGAATGGGAAGGCCTAACTTTGTTAAATTCTCCAAGGCCCTCAAAGGCATTGGATGGTTCCACCATGTAGGCAAGCATGGCAGAAAGGGTAACCACTGA